Proteins from one Sphingopyxis terrae subsp. terrae NBRC 15098 genomic window:
- a CDS encoding DUF1428 domain-containing protein, with amino-acid sequence MTYVEGFVLAVPANAKDAYRDHAADAVALFKEFGVRRHVECWGDDVPVGKVNDFRTAVQAKEGEEIVFSWFEYPDRAARDAATEKMMSDPRMQAMGAAMPFDGQRMIVAGFASIVEEGLGGPMGYTDGFLVAVPTANRDAYRALAEKAAVVFLDHGATRVLECWGDDVPDGKVTDYRRAVHAGADENIVFNWIEWPDRETRVAGWDKIMADDRMRHDPADQCFDGKRMIYGGFAPILDA; translated from the coding sequence ATGACCTATGTCGAAGGCTTTGTGCTGGCGGTGCCTGCCAATGCGAAGGACGCCTATCGCGACCATGCCGCCGATGCGGTGGCGCTGTTCAAGGAATTCGGCGTCCGCCGCCATGTCGAATGCTGGGGCGATGACGTCCCCGTCGGCAAGGTCAACGACTTCCGCACCGCGGTGCAGGCAAAGGAAGGCGAGGAGATCGTCTTTTCCTGGTTCGAATATCCCGACCGCGCGGCGCGCGACGCCGCGACCGAAAAGATGATGAGCGATCCGCGCATGCAGGCGATGGGCGCGGCGATGCCCTTCGACGGCCAGCGCATGATCGTCGCGGGCTTCGCCTCGATCGTCGAGGAGGGGCTGGGCGGCCCGATGGGGTATACCGACGGCTTTCTGGTCGCGGTTCCGACCGCCAATCGCGACGCCTATCGCGCGCTCGCCGAAAAGGCCGCGGTCGTCTTTCTCGACCATGGCGCGACGCGCGTCCTCGAATGCTGGGGCGACGATGTGCCCGACGGCAAGGTCACCGACTATCGCCGCGCGGTCCACGCCGGAGCGGACGAAAATATCGTGTTCAACTGGATCGAATGGCCCGACAGGGAAACGCGCGTCGCGGGTTGGGACAAGATCATGGCCGACGATCGCATGCGGCACGACCCGGCCGACCAGTGTTTCGACGGCAAGCGCATGATCTACGGCGGCTTCGCGCCGATTCTCGACGCCTGA
- a CDS encoding glutathione S-transferase family protein: MGVKSDAAIEITAFDWVPDFARGFVRDLRPRWACEEMGVDYAERLISAVNRPADHFLDQPWGQVPVLRDGDVRLFESGAILLHLAEKDAALLPRDAQGRATVTSWLFAAYNSVEPLMFELSNIEIFAAGEEWARLRRPGLLEFIRTRLGKLAEALGDRPYLAGDFSVADIAMATVLREGIEAGVVAEHPRLETYLARCLDRPAFGRALASQLAAFTEEPSAA, encoded by the coding sequence ATGGGCGTCAAATCCGATGCGGCGATCGAAATCACCGCTTTCGACTGGGTACCCGATTTCGCGCGCGGCTTCGTCCGCGACCTGCGTCCGCGCTGGGCGTGCGAGGAAATGGGCGTCGATTATGCCGAGCGGCTGATCAGCGCGGTCAACCGGCCCGCGGATCATTTTCTCGACCAGCCGTGGGGGCAGGTGCCGGTGCTGCGCGACGGCGATGTCCGCCTGTTCGAAAGCGGCGCAATCCTGCTACATCTCGCCGAAAAGGACGCCGCGCTGCTGCCGCGCGACGCGCAAGGGCGCGCGACGGTGACGAGTTGGCTCTTCGCCGCCTACAACAGCGTCGAACCGCTGATGTTCGAACTGTCGAACATAGAGATTTTCGCGGCGGGCGAGGAATGGGCACGGCTGCGCCGTCCCGGCCTGCTCGAATTCATTCGCACCCGGCTCGGCAAGCTTGCCGAGGCGCTGGGCGACCGGCCGTATCTCGCGGGCGACTTCAGCGTCGCCGATATCGCGATGGCGACGGTGCTGCGCGAAGGCATAGAAGCGGGCGTCGTTGCCGAACATCCTCGGCTCGAAACCTATCTCGCGCGCTGCCTCGATCGCCCCGCCTTCGGCCGTGCGCTCGCGTCGCAGCTCGCAGCCTTCACCGAGGAGCCGAGCGCCGCATGA
- a CDS encoding DUF4287 domain-containing protein, giving the protein MSFQAYLDNVEARTGKSAEALRALAIERGLADAGGLAAGVKAGAVVDWLKQDFGLGHGHAMSIVAFIKGKRE; this is encoded by the coding sequence ATGAGCTTTCAGGCCTATCTCGACAATGTCGAGGCCAGGACCGGCAAGTCGGCCGAGGCGCTGCGCGCGCTCGCCATCGAACGCGGCCTTGCCGACGCAGGCGGGCTTGCAGCGGGCGTCAAGGCCGGCGCGGTGGTCGACTGGTTGAAGCAGGATTTCGGGCTCGGCCATGGGCACGCCATGTCGATCGTCGCGTTCATCAAGGGCAAGAGGGAGTAG
- a CDS encoding glutathione S-transferase family protein: MPVDPEAPIILSVFEASPDRGRGLARDMPVRWALEEAGLAYRVRPLPFAAMKQPDHVARQPFGQIPAYEEDGLVLFESGAIVLHIATRHAGLLPDDTHVRARAISWMFAALSTVEPPIVNYAMASLVERDSDWYERRLPMLVDAVDARLAALAMRIGDAEWLEGNFTAGDLMMIAVLRRLKASGLLDGHPRLAAYVARGEARPAFRRAFDAQWALFADRSETEGVSS, from the coding sequence ATGCCCGTCGATCCCGAAGCGCCGATTATCCTCTCGGTCTTTGAAGCTTCGCCAGACCGCGGGCGCGGTCTGGCGCGCGACATGCCCGTGAGATGGGCACTCGAAGAGGCGGGGCTCGCCTATCGCGTCCGTCCGCTGCCTTTCGCCGCCATGAAGCAGCCGGATCATGTCGCGCGTCAGCCATTCGGTCAGATTCCCGCCTATGAGGAGGACGGCCTCGTCCTGTTCGAATCGGGTGCGATCGTGCTGCATATCGCTACGCGGCATGCCGGCCTGCTGCCCGACGACACCCATGTCCGTGCGCGGGCCATCAGCTGGATGTTCGCGGCGTTGAGCACGGTCGAGCCGCCGATCGTCAACTATGCAATGGCGTCCTTGGTGGAACGCGACAGCGACTGGTACGAACGGCGGCTGCCGATGCTCGTCGATGCGGTCGACGCGCGGCTCGCCGCGCTCGCGATGCGGATAGGCGATGCCGAATGGCTCGAGGGAAATTTCACCGCTGGCGATCTCATGATGATCGCCGTGCTCCGCCGGCTCAAGGCGTCCGGGTTGCTCGATGGGCACCCCCGGCTCGCCGCCTATGTCGCGCGCGGCGAGGCGCGACCAGCCTTTCGGCGCGCCTTCGATGCGCAGTGGGCTCTATTCGCCGATCGGTCCGAAACAGAAGGAGTCTCGTCATGA
- a CDS encoding VOC family protein, with protein sequence MSKMIFVNLPVRDLAKSMAFYEALGFTNEPRFTDETAAAMVWSDSIFVMLLTHEKWKSFTDRPIPPTSASEVSLALAMEDREAVDAMIAAAAAHGGTADINPVQDHGFMYGRDLLDPDGHVWGPFWMDPAVANGEAAVQAAGA encoded by the coding sequence ATGTCCAAGATGATTTTCGTCAACCTGCCGGTTCGCGACCTCGCGAAATCCATGGCCTTCTATGAAGCGCTCGGCTTCACCAACGAACCGCGCTTCACCGACGAGACTGCGGCGGCGATGGTCTGGTCCGACAGCATTTTCGTGATGCTGCTGACGCACGAAAAGTGGAAAAGCTTCACCGATCGTCCGATCCCGCCGACGAGCGCCAGCGAGGTGTCCCTCGCGCTCGCGATGGAGGACCGCGAGGCGGTCGACGCGATGATAGCCGCCGCCGCGGCGCACGGCGGCACCGCCGACATCAACCCGGTGCAGGATCATGGCTTCATGTACGGCCGAGACCTCCTCGACCCCGACGGCCATGTCTGGGGGCCGTTCTGGATGGACCCCGCCGTCGCGAACGGCGAGGCGGCTGTCCAAGCCGCCGGCGCCTAG
- a CDS encoding TetR/AcrR family transcriptional regulator: protein MTATHSSSDPAAAPRAPRGSARDRLIAAAHQEVRRQGYAATTVDQICAAAGVTKGAFFHHFESKEALAVAAAEAWTERARPMFDMLPHTKLDDPLDRLLGHIDFRFSLLHGPVDGFTCFVGTMVQDAYATSEPIRLACEASIAAYCEALAPDIEAAMQAYGAPAGMSALDLARHIQSVLQGGFVLAKTTNDPAIARESVAHLTRYVRMLFGRT from the coding sequence ATGACCGCGACTCACTCTTCGTCCGACCCGGCTGCGGCCCCTCGCGCACCGCGTGGCAGCGCGCGCGACAGGCTGATCGCCGCCGCGCATCAGGAGGTGCGGCGTCAGGGCTATGCCGCGACCACGGTCGACCAGATCTGCGCCGCCGCCGGCGTGACCAAGGGCGCCTTCTTCCATCATTTCGAATCGAAGGAGGCATTGGCGGTCGCCGCGGCCGAAGCCTGGACCGAACGGGCACGGCCGATGTTCGACATGCTGCCGCATACGAAACTGGACGATCCGCTCGACCGGCTGCTCGGCCATATCGATTTTCGCTTTTCGCTGCTGCACGGCCCGGTCGACGGCTTCACCTGCTTCGTCGGGACGATGGTGCAGGATGCCTATGCCACCAGCGAGCCGATCCGGCTGGCGTGCGAGGCGAGCATCGCCGCCTATTGCGAGGCGCTTGCCCCCGACATCGAAGCCGCGATGCAGGCCTATGGCGCACCCGCGGGGATGAGCGCGCTCGATCTCGCGCGGCATATCCAGTCGGTGCTGCAGGGCGGCTTCGTTCTGGCCAAAACCACCAACGACCCGGCGATTGCCCGGGAAAGTGTCGCGCATCTGACGCGTTATGTCCGCATGCTGTTCGGGCGGACCTGA
- a CDS encoding magnesium chelatase subunit ChlI family protein, with the protein MRGGDQPVARAATRCARGRSRVGRRVSRGHERLHTNWLVCCKEARERGTNAAIEGELLEAVATPGEPGRPVLAHATEAMRLSARGYTRMLCLERTIADLAGPTRSAGFISPNR; encoded by the coding sequence ATGCGCGGCGGCGATCAGCCTGTCGCGCGCGCTGCCACGCGGTGCGCGAGGGGCCGCAGCCGGGTCGGACGAAGAGTGAGTCGCGGTCATGAACGTCTACATACCAACTGGTTGGTATGTTGTAAAGAGGCACGGGAACGAGGCACCAATGCCGCGATCGAGGGTGAGCTGCTGGAAGCAGTCGCGACACCCGGCGAACCGGGGCGGCCGGTGCTGGCGCATGCGACAGAGGCGATGCGGCTGTCAGCGCGCGGCTACACCCGCATGCTATGCCTCGAGCGAACGATCGCCGATCTTGCGGGCCCGACTCGATCGGCCGGGTTCATATCGCCGAATCGCTGA
- a CDS encoding response regulator, protein MGKTVLVVEDNELNLRLFCDLLNAHGYSAHPVRDGRDALAKAREIAPDLIIMDIQLPHVSGLELIGQMKADLTLRAVPIMAVTAYAGKGDEEQIRAAGAEAYVSKPISVIKFIESVGAFA, encoded by the coding sequence ATGGGAAAGACCGTTCTGGTCGTCGAGGATAATGAGCTGAACCTGCGCCTGTTCTGCGACCTACTCAACGCCCATGGCTATAGCGCGCACCCGGTGCGCGACGGCCGCGATGCGCTCGCCAAGGCGCGCGAAATAGCGCCCGACCTCATCATCATGGACATCCAGTTGCCCCACGTCAGCGGGCTCGAATTGATCGGCCAGATGAAGGCCGACCTGACGCTGCGCGCGGTACCGATCATGGCCGTCACAGCCTATGCCGGGAAGGGCGACGAGGAACAGATTCGCGCCGCGGGTGCCGAAGCCTATGTCTCGAAACCGATTTCGGTCATCAAATTCATCGAAAGTGTCGGCGCTTTCGCCTGA
- a CDS encoding DUF3572 family protein, with protein sequence MNDGDAALALHALGWILTDEPRAERLLGMTGLSPEGLRAALGDRATLAAILGFLAAHEPDLVACAEALDIDAGALAAAARRLEGLEGPMP encoded by the coding sequence GTGAATGACGGCGACGCGGCGCTGGCGCTGCACGCGCTCGGCTGGATCCTGACCGACGAGCCGCGGGCCGAACGGCTGCTTGGAATGACCGGCCTGTCGCCCGAGGGACTGCGCGCCGCGCTGGGCGATCGCGCAACGCTGGCGGCGATCCTCGGCTTTCTTGCCGCGCACGAACCCGACCTTGTCGCCTGCGCCGAAGCACTCGATATAGACGCCGGAGCCTTGGCCGCTGCCGCGCGCCGCCTCGAAGGACTGGAAGGACCAATGCCATGA
- a CDS encoding HAD family hydrolase, which yields MTRPLVITDCDEVLMHMVVPFAQWVDEEHGVIFRMEDTSFAGALKRKECGTPLEAAEVWPLLDGFFRTEMPRQYPIPGALSAMAEIARHADIVVLTNVGPDHQAARMAQLAALGLDAPVIGSRGGKGEPVRALIEERRPPVAVFIDDLANHHHSVAIEAPDVWRLHMVGEPAIADKIPAARHAHARIDDWAAAQDWILARLAEKAPAPAPEAV from the coding sequence ATGACCCGCCCGCTCGTCATCACCGATTGCGACGAGGTGCTGATGCACATGGTCGTCCCGTTCGCGCAGTGGGTCGACGAGGAACATGGCGTGATCTTTCGCATGGAAGATACGAGTTTCGCCGGCGCGCTGAAGCGCAAGGAATGCGGCACGCCGCTGGAAGCGGCCGAGGTCTGGCCGCTGCTCGACGGCTTTTTCCGCACCGAAATGCCGCGCCAATATCCGATTCCCGGCGCGCTTTCCGCGATGGCCGAAATCGCGCGCCATGCCGACATCGTCGTGCTGACCAATGTCGGCCCTGACCATCAGGCGGCGCGCATGGCGCAGCTTGCGGCCCTTGGCCTCGACGCACCGGTGATCGGCAGCCGCGGCGGCAAGGGCGAGCCGGTGCGCGCGCTGATCGAGGAGCGCCGGCCGCCGGTCGCGGTATTTATCGACGATCTCGCGAACCATCATCATTCGGTCGCGATCGAGGCGCCCGACGTGTGGCGCCTGCACATGGTCGGTGAGCCCGCGATCGCGGACAAGATACCCGCCGCGCGCCATGCCCATGCCCGTATCGACGACTGGGCGGCGGCGCAGGACTGGATATTGGCGCGGCTTGCCGAAAAGGCTCCGGCCCCGGCGCCGGAAGCCGTATAA
- a CDS encoding RidA family protein: MDIAAKLADLGLELPKPAAPVAAYVPVVEAGGLLHISGQLPFRDGQVVTGRLGADTDEASGYDAARRCALMLVAQIGKALDGDWSRVEKIVKLGVFVNSDPAFTQQPKVANGASELMESLFGEAGRHARSAVGVSVLPLGAAVEVDAIVAVKPA, from the coding sequence ATGGATATTGCCGCCAAGCTCGCCGACCTCGGCCTCGAGCTTCCCAAACCCGCCGCGCCGGTTGCCGCCTATGTCCCCGTCGTCGAGGCGGGCGGGCTGCTGCATATCAGCGGCCAGCTTCCCTTCCGCGACGGGCAGGTCGTGACCGGGCGGCTGGGCGCCGACACCGACGAGGCAAGCGGCTATGACGCCGCGCGGCGCTGCGCGCTGATGCTCGTCGCCCAGATCGGCAAGGCGCTGGACGGCGACTGGTCGCGGGTCGAAAAGATCGTCAAGCTGGGCGTGTTCGTGAACAGCGACCCCGCCTTCACGCAGCAGCCCAAGGTCGCGAACGGCGCGTCCGAGCTGATGGAATCGCTGTTCGGCGAAGCCGGCCGCCACGCGCGCAGCGCCGTCGGCGTGTCGGTGCTGCCGCTCGGCGCGGCGGTCGAAGTCGATGCGATCGTCGCGGTGAAGCCCGCGTAA
- a CDS encoding GNAT family N-acetyltransferase — protein sequence MAEADPPTRTLSLGTGVAAIDAAAWDALAGGGNPFVGHAFLALLEESGSVGPGTGWQPAPLLVEDGAGRLVAAAPAYLKTHSQGEYVFDHIWADAWERAGGAYYPKLQIAVPFTPVPGPRLLAAEADDATLLLRAAEAVVRQNDLSSAHATFVAPDQMPLFEAAGWLLRRDIQFHFANRGYRDFDDFLATLTSAKRKQLRKERARAVQGLRIEDVSGDAIRPEHWDAMWAFYQDTGARKWGHPYLTRAAFDMIGARMADKVLLSIAWQDGRPVAGAMHLIGADTLYGRYWGCLIDIPYLHFELCYYRAIDLAIARGLARVEAGAQGGHKLARGYAPVATWSAHFIADPGFRRAVADFLERERAAEESEMQWLEGQMPFRRSG from the coding sequence GTGGCCGAGGCTGACCCGCCCACCCGCACCCTGTCGCTCGGCACCGGCGTCGCCGCGATCGATGCGGCGGCGTGGGACGCGCTGGCGGGCGGCGGCAATCCCTTCGTCGGTCATGCCTTTCTGGCGCTGCTCGAAGAATCGGGAAGCGTTGGGCCGGGGACCGGATGGCAGCCCGCGCCCTTGCTGGTCGAGGACGGTGCGGGCCGACTCGTCGCCGCGGCGCCCGCCTATCTGAAGACGCACAGCCAGGGCGAATATGTCTTCGACCATATATGGGCCGACGCGTGGGAGCGCGCCGGGGGCGCTTATTATCCCAAGCTTCAGATCGCGGTGCCCTTCACCCCCGTGCCCGGACCGCGACTGCTCGCGGCCGAGGCCGACGATGCGACGCTGCTGCTGCGCGCGGCCGAGGCGGTGGTCCGGCAGAACGACCTGTCGTCGGCGCATGCGACCTTCGTTGCGCCCGACCAGATGCCGCTGTTCGAGGCGGCGGGCTGGCTGCTGCGCCGCGACATCCAGTTCCATTTCGCCAATCGCGGCTATCGCGATTTCGACGATTTCCTCGCCACGCTGACCTCGGCAAAGCGCAAGCAGCTTCGCAAGGAACGCGCGCGCGCGGTACAGGGTCTGCGAATCGAGGATGTCAGCGGCGACGCGATCCGCCCCGAACATTGGGACGCGATGTGGGCCTTTTATCAGGACACCGGCGCGCGCAAATGGGGGCATCCCTATCTGACCCGCGCGGCGTTCGACATGATCGGTGCGCGCATGGCCGACAAGGTGTTGCTGAGCATCGCGTGGCAGGACGGGCGGCCGGTCGCGGGCGCGATGCACCTGATCGGCGCCGACACGCTTTATGGCCGCTATTGGGGATGCCTGATCGACATTCCCTATCTGCATTTCGAGCTATGCTATTACCGCGCCATCGACCTTGCGATCGCGCGCGGTCTCGCGCGGGTCGAGGCCGGCGCACAGGGCGGACACAAGCTGGCCCGCGGCTATGCCCCCGTTGCGACCTGGTCGGCGCATTTCATCGCCGATCCGGGCTTCCGCCGCGCGGTCGCGGACTTTCTGGAACGCGAACGGGCGGCCGAGGAAAGCGAAATGCAATGGCTGGAAGGACAGATGCCGTTCCGGCGGAGCGGCTGA
- a CDS encoding sel1 repeat family protein, with amino-acid sequence MANSLKSAQYLIESRLLDAARGDANAYFDLGVAFSTGTGGVDVDLIQAHKWFNLAALGGNIEGQQCRADVSAEMSRDEIAEAQRQARAWLDETARRPAARRYAA; translated from the coding sequence ATGGCTAACAGTCTGAAGTCTGCCCAGTATCTGATCGAAAGCCGGCTGCTCGATGCGGCGCGCGGCGATGCCAATGCCTATTTCGACCTTGGCGTGGCCTTCTCGACCGGCACCGGCGGTGTCGATGTCGATCTGATCCAGGCGCATAAATGGTTTAATCTTGCGGCGCTCGGCGGCAATATCGAAGGCCAGCAGTGCCGCGCCGACGTTTCGGCCGAAATGAGCCGCGACGAGATCGCCGAGGCACAGCGCCAGGCGCGCGCATGGCTCGACGAAACCGCCCGCCGCCCGGCGGCGCGTCGTTACGCCGCCTGA
- the panC gene encoding pantoate--beta-alanine ligase has translation MQIIRDIATLHRAVAALKQGGKSVALVPTMGALHAGHLSLVRMGRRVADHVVVSIFVNPTQFGPNEDYAAYPRDEARDAALLVEEGVALLWAPDVATMYPGGHATHIEVAELGADYCGAARPGHFDGVATVVAKLFNQVRPDVAIFGEKDWQQLAIIRRMARDLDFALDIFGAPIARDGDGLALSSRNAYLSPEQRAAAAAFPDALKAAVAAIAGGADVAKALADAEAAIVAGGFDSVDYVALADAESLERLTIFRAPARLLAAARMGKTRLIDNYAVD, from the coding sequence GTGCAAATCATCCGTGACATCGCCACGCTCCACCGCGCGGTTGCGGCGCTGAAGCAGGGCGGCAAGAGCGTCGCGCTGGTGCCGACGATGGGCGCGCTGCACGCCGGGCATCTGTCGCTCGTCCGCATGGGTCGCCGCGTGGCCGACCATGTCGTGGTGTCGATCTTCGTCAACCCGACCCAGTTCGGCCCGAACGAGGATTATGCCGCCTATCCGCGCGACGAGGCGCGCGACGCCGCGCTGCTGGTCGAGGAAGGCGTGGCGCTGCTATGGGCGCCCGATGTCGCGACCATGTATCCGGGCGGCCATGCCACGCATATCGAGGTGGCCGAACTCGGCGCCGACTATTGCGGCGCGGCGCGGCCGGGGCATTTCGACGGCGTCGCGACCGTCGTCGCCAAATTGTTCAACCAGGTGCGCCCCGACGTCGCCATCTTCGGCGAAAAGGATTGGCAGCAGCTGGCGATAATCCGCCGCATGGCGCGCGACCTCGATTTCGCGCTCGACATATTCGGCGCGCCGATCGCACGCGATGGCGACGGGCTCGCGCTGTCGTCGCGCAACGCTTATCTGTCGCCCGAACAGCGCGCCGCCGCGGCGGCTTTTCCGGATGCACTCAAGGCCGCGGTGGCGGCAATCGCGGGCGGCGCTGATGTTGCGAAGGCGCTGGCCGATGCCGAGGCGGCAATCGTCGCGGGCGGGTTCGACAGCGTCGATTATGTCGCGCTCGCCGATGCCGAAAGCCTCGAAAGATTGACGATATTCCGCGCGCCGGCACGGCTTCTGGCGGCGGCGCGGATGGGAAAAACGCGCCTGATCGACAATTATGCGGTCGATTGA
- a CDS encoding division plane positioning ATPase MipZ: MTKAPPHRIIFANEKGGTGKSTCAVHFAVALASQGWRVAGIDLDPRQRTFHRYLENRTNTAKRRGIDLPMPQFEVFEGSTVEQLDEQVARLADGVDYFVADTPGRDDVFARHLATTADTLVTPINDSFIDFDLIGQVDPESFQVTRPSFYSELIWDTRKARAKSDGRTIDWIILRNRLQHVDAHNMRRVGEALNQLSRRVGFRVIPGLGERVIYRELFPAGLTLLDKAHLGGMGIGHVVARQELREAMAGLNLPQRERLHPDGDLFAVA, from the coding sequence ATGACGAAAGCCCCCCCGCACCGGATCATCTTCGCCAATGAAAAGGGCGGCACGGGCAAATCGACCTGCGCGGTGCATTTCGCGGTCGCGCTGGCGAGCCAGGGCTGGCGCGTCGCGGGGATCGACCTCGACCCGCGCCAGCGCACCTTCCACCGCTATCTCGAAAACCGCACCAACACCGCCAAGCGCCGCGGGATCGACCTGCCGATGCCACAGTTCGAGGTGTTCGAAGGCTCGACAGTCGAGCAACTCGACGAACAGGTCGCGCGGCTGGCCGACGGGGTCGATTATTTCGTCGCCGACACGCCCGGCCGCGACGATGTGTTCGCCCGCCACCTTGCGACCACCGCCGATACGCTCGTCACCCCGATCAACGACAGCTTCATCGATTTCGACCTGATCGGTCAGGTCGACCCCGAGAGTTTTCAGGTCACCCGACCCAGCTTCTACTCCGAACTGATCTGGGACACGCGCAAGGCGCGGGCGAAAAGCGACGGGCGGACGATCGACTGGATCATCCTGCGCAACCGTCTGCAGCACGTCGACGCGCACAATATGCGCCGAGTCGGCGAAGCGCTGAACCAATTGTCGCGGCGCGTCGGCTTTCGCGTCATTCCTGGCCTGGGCGAGCGCGTGATCTATCGCGAGCTGTTCCCGGCCGGCCTCACCCTGCTCGACAAGGCGCATCTCGGCGGCATGGGGATCGGCCATGTCGTCGCGCGGCAGGAATTGCGCGAGGCGATGGCGGGATTGAACCTGCCGCAGCGCGAACGGCTCCACCCCGACGGCGACCTGTTCGCCGTCGCCTGA
- the pgmG gene encoding phosphoglucomutase/phosphomannomutase PgmG — MTHRFHPTMLREYDIRGVVGDTLSDADAHAIGRSFATLIARAGGKRVAVGYDGRLSSPMLADALIAGINAAGIGALNVGLGPTPMLYYAASTQDVDGGIQITGSHNPPDYNGFKMVFQGRPFFGADIQRIGEMAAEGDWEAVNPGGEGTAQSIDIVDAYVDRLVEGFAGGAFRIGWDAGNGAAGTVIEKLTARLPGEHHLLYTDIDGHFPNHHPDPTEEKNLADLKALVAAKKLDFGVAFDGDGDRIGAIDGEGRVIWGDQLLQIYAAAVLKERPGATVIADVKASQALFDRVAELGGKPLMWKTGHSLIKAKMKETGSPLAGEMSGHIFFADHYYGYDDAPYAAVRLIEAATKLGKSVTQLRGEMPAMVNTPELRFQVDEVRKFAIVDEVLARLTAAGATVDRTDGARVLTDDGWWLLRASNTQDVLVARAEAKDEAALARLMAAIDGQLAASGVVRGPQAAH; from the coding sequence ATGACCCATCGATTCCACCCGACGATGCTGCGCGAATATGACATTCGCGGGGTGGTCGGCGACACGCTGTCCGATGCGGACGCCCATGCCATCGGGCGCAGCTTCGCGACGCTGATCGCACGTGCCGGCGGCAAGCGGGTGGCGGTCGGCTATGACGGACGGCTGTCGTCGCCGATGCTCGCCGACGCGCTGATCGCCGGGATCAACGCTGCGGGCATCGGCGCGCTCAATGTCGGGCTGGGGCCGACGCCGATGCTCTATTATGCCGCATCAACCCAAGATGTGGACGGCGGTATACAGATAACCGGCAGCCACAACCCCCCCGACTATAATGGCTTCAAGATGGTGTTTCAGGGCCGCCCCTTCTTCGGCGCCGATATCCAGCGGATCGGCGAAATGGCCGCGGAAGGCGACTGGGAAGCTGTCAACCCGGGGGGAGAAGGCACGGCGCAGAGCATCGACATCGTCGATGCCTATGTCGACCGGCTGGTCGAAGGTTTTGCCGGCGGCGCCTTCCGCATCGGCTGGGATGCGGGCAACGGCGCCGCAGGCACGGTGATCGAAAAGCTCACCGCGCGCCTGCCCGGCGAACATCATCTCCTCTACACCGATATCGATGGCCATTTTCCGAATCACCATCCCGATCCCACCGAGGAAAAGAACCTTGCCGACCTGAAGGCGCTCGTCGCGGCGAAGAAGCTCGACTTCGGCGTCGCATTCGACGGAGATGGCGACCGCATTGGCGCGATCGACGGCGAAGGCCGGGTGATCTGGGGCGACCAGCTGCTGCAGATCTATGCCGCCGCAGTGCTGAAGGAACGGCCGGGGGCGACGGTGATCGCTGATGTGAAGGCCAGTCAGGCGCTGTTCGACCGGGTCGCCGAACTCGGCGGCAAGCCGCTGATGTGGAAGACCGGACACAGCCTGATCAAGGCGAAGATGAAGGAAACCGGCAGCCCGCTGGCGGGCGAGATGAGCGGGCATATCTTCTTCGCCGACCATTATTACGGCTATGACGACGCGCCCTACGCGGCGGTCCGGCTGATCGAGGCGGCGACGAAGCTCGGCAAGAGCGTGACGCAATTGCGCGGCGAAATGCCCGCGATGGTCAACACCCCCGAACTGCGCTTCCAGGTCGACGAGGTGCGCAAATTCGCCATTGTGGACGAGGTTCTGGCGCGGCTGACCGCGGCGGGCGCAACGGTCGACCGCACCGACGGCGCGCGCGTGCTGACCGACGACGGCTGGTGGCTGCTGCGCGCATCGAACACGCAGGACGTTCTCGTCGCCCGCGCCGAGGCGAAGGACGAAGCGGCGCTCGCGAGGCTGATGGCCGCGATCGACGGTCAGCTTGCGGCGTCGGGAGTCGTACGCGGGCCGCAGGCGGCGCATTGA